The following is a genomic window from Aestuariirhabdus haliotis.
TCGACCAAAGGTTCTGAAGATCCACTTGTCTTAGTTAAACAGCTGGAGTGGATAAATGAGCCCGAGTCAGGAGCGTATATTCATGAAGTTGGAGAGCGCATAACGGAATGGCGAGTTGAGTGGTTGGATGACGGTCCCAGAACTGAAAGCTCAATTCCTGATTTTTTGGCATCCAATGGCCATGTAACAAGGCAATGAACTTCACGCGTAATCATCGCTTCGCGGCACGCGTTTAAGCCAGTTATTTTAGCGTTACATTTACAGGAAAGCTAATGCTCTTTGAAGACGCAGAGTTATTGGAAATAGTTCGATCTCTAAATGAAGAAAAGAACCTTCCTAGTATGGCTTTTCGCAGAAATGTGCGAATTTATGAGTTAGTGATCTACGTGAATAATATTATTGGCCGTTGTATCTCTAATAATGAAAAATCAATTCTCATATTCATTGAGAGAATACGGGTGTTTAGTAATGATCACTCAGAATTGGTAGCTGAAACAGAGTACTTTGCTTTAGTGAGTAATCTTCTCGATCGGTTGGAGGCTAAACATGGCTTCTAAATGTAACAATCACAGGCAGTGGGCGAGAAAAAGATCGAATCAATGCTGTAAGCGTTAACTGTCACTAAGGAGTCTGTGTGGAATCTGCAATAATAGTTCTTTTGGATAAAATTCCTAGCTGGGTGATTTGGCTTATTCCCGTTGTTTGGTTAGCTCCTAAATTCTTTGGATTAAGAGTTATCCGGAAAACTCATGGAGGTGTGAAGTTTACAACTCCGATTAAATTTAAAATGCTTTTCAATTTTAAAGAGTGGTCCTTATTGCCTCCCTTCATGCCTTCAGAAGCTGCGACGGTCACCCCAATTAGTCCAGGTATATGCTTATATAATAAGTTGCTTTCAGATATCGAAATATATCCAACAGCAAGACAGACCACCAATTTACAATATCAAGCACTTGTAACGAATGATAAAAATTCAATAGCAGTAAGTACGATAATTGCCTATGAAGTTACAGATTTAGTCCGTGCTTTTGGTGAGACTTGGGATGTTGAGGATCTAATAAAAGATATTTCATTGGCTCGAGTTCGGTTGCTATTAACTGCTATGTCCTTCAAAGATATAATTAAAGATCAAACTAGTATTGATGAATCTCTGACAGAAGCTATAAAAGCAGATCTTGAAGAATATGGTATTCAAGTAATTAATGCGTATTTCACTGATTTAGCACCTTCATCAAACACGCTATTTATGGGAGGGAATGGATCAAGCTTGCTCCCAACCCCCATCAATGAAGAGCATCGCAATGCTAGCTAACACAGTTAACAAAGCCAGCCAGTTCGCCAGTAAGATGGCTGGACTCGTTTCACTTGCCATTGCTGGCAGGCGTTATACGAGGGTGGAGACCCCCAATATATGAGTTTTGATCAGAATCATAATGATGAAATTAGACGCAGATTTAAAACAAAAGCTAAATCTATGTCATCTCATATGAGCAATACCAAGTGGCGTAAATTATTTAAAACGGTAGCCCCTGTTCTACGTGCTACTGCTCCATGGGGTTCGGATGTCCAAACTAAATGTCGCTATAAACTTCTTGGCGAAGATCTAGAAAGGTCAGGTAAGTGGCCGGAAGAGAAAGATCTTTTAGAAATATATATTAGTGATGGTGTGTGGGGTTGTCCTGTAGAGTATCAGCACATTGAATGGGTAATGATACTTTTAACTTATGAAATAAACCCAAACGCAAAAGCAGTTCATAATATTAAAGAGGTAGCGGAGGTGTTAAAGGGTGTGGCTGAATTCCCAATAGAAGAGACAGGTAATTCTCTAAAAATATTGGGCTACAAATAAAGATTTGTAACAATGCGTATAAGTGTCCACAAAAGTGGTACAAGATCATGACCGCTGATGCGGTCGTTATAGATTTAGGAGAGTTTAGTGCCAGAAAGAAAAAGAATTGCTCTACTGATTGATTGTGACAATGTAAGTCATAATTCTATTGAAGGTGTATTAGAAGAACTGGCTAAGTTTGGAATGGTAAATGTACGCCACGCTCATGGAGACTGGAATAATCCATCTCTATCTGGCTGGATTGAAAGGCTTCATCCATATGCAATAAGGCCCATGCAGCAATTTGCTTATACAAAAGGGAAAAATGCAACTGATTCTGCAATGATTATTGATGCAATGGATCTTCTTTATAGTAAAAGTGTTGATGCTTTTGCTTTAATGACCAGCGATAGTGATTTTACTCCTCTTGTAGTTAGGATTCTTGAAAGTGGCCTCCCAGTCTATGGCTTTGGTGAAAAGAAAACACCCAAACCGTTTGTTGATGCCTGCTCTCCGTTTATCTACACGGAAAACCTTATTAGCAAAGAAGATAGCGATGAAAAGCAACCTTCCCCTAAAAGGCAGATAAACGAAGAAAGAAATAAGCTGAGGGGAGATACATCACTCGTA
Proteins encoded in this region:
- a CDS encoding SPFH domain-containing protein, with amino-acid sequence MESAIIVLLDKIPSWVIWLIPVVWLAPKFFGLRVIRKTHGGVKFTTPIKFKMLFNFKEWSLLPPFMPSEAATVTPISPGICLYNKLLSDIEIYPTARQTTNLQYQALVTNDKNSIAVSTIIAYEVTDLVRAFGETWDVEDLIKDISLARVRLLLTAMSFKDIIKDQTSIDESLTEAIKADLEEYGIQVINAYFTDLAPSSNTLFMGGNGSSLLPTPINEEHRNAS
- a CDS encoding DUF6678 family protein, whose protein sequence is MSFDQNHNDEIRRRFKTKAKSMSSHMSNTKWRKLFKTVAPVLRATAPWGSDVQTKCRYKLLGEDLERSGKWPEEKDLLEIYISDGVWGCPVEYQHIEWVMILLTYEINPNAKAVHNIKEVAEVLKGVAEFPIEETGNSLKILGYK
- a CDS encoding NYN domain-containing protein, with product MPERKRIALLIDCDNVSHNSIEGVLEELAKFGMVNVRHAHGDWNNPSLSGWIERLHPYAIRPMQQFAYTKGKNATDSAMIIDAMDLLYSKSVDAFALMTSDSDFTPLVVRILESGLPVYGFGEKKTPKPFVDACSPFIYTENLISKEDSDEKQPSPKRQINEERNKLRGDTSLVRLLRTAVEQTSEDDNWAHMSKIGHYISNNSSFSAVNYGYKKLGDLIRATELFDIEMRHDGTAMYIKDLRK